CGAAGCTGCCGAGTTGACGGCTCTCGCTCTTTCCAAGGAACTCGTCTTCGCCCCCTTCCACAATCGCCGCTGGGATGGCGACTTCCTTACAGTGAAAAAGCTCATCGCCGAAGGCACTTTGGGCCGGGTTTCCAGTTTTGAGTCTCACTTCGACCGATTTCGTCCCGTGCAGCGCCAAGGCACATGGAAAGAACAGGCAGGAGACATGCATAGCCTGCTGATGGATCTTGGCCCTCACCTCATCGATCAGGCCCTCGCTCTCTTTGGCAAACCCGACTCCGTATGGGGCTCCTCGCGTTCGGACCGTGATGTGACGGCAATCCAGGACGCCTTCGATATCTCCCTGCGATATACCGTAGAGAGTAAGCCTCTAACGGTCTGGCTACGCTCCACCATGCTGGCTGCTGATCCTTCGCCCCGCTTGCTTGTCCACGGAACAAAAGGCAGCTTCAAGAAGCTCGGTGTAGATCCACAGGAGCCCGCGATTGTTGCGGGAGCGAAGGTTCCTCCCATGGAAGACCCGAGCTGGCTGCAGGAGGCAGAAAGCGCGTGGGGCACACTCACCCTCGCACCGAATCCAGCGGAACCGGCGAAGCTTGAGCGTACACAGGTGAAAACAGAACGTGGAGACTATCGGGGCTTCTACGCCAACGTTCGCGACGCCGTTCTGGGCGCGGCTTCTCTGGCGGTTACGGGTCAGGACGCTGTACGTGCCCTGCGCATCATCGAGATGGTGTTGGAAAGCAGCCGCACAGGGGCAAGCATCAAGCCAGAGGCGGCCACATGGTAAAGCCGGTCCAAGGTGAGATTAAGGTTGGCGTCGTCGGATATGGTCTCGCGGGACGCGTCTTCCATACGCCCTTCGTTTCGGCGGTTCCTGGGCTCGTTCTGAGCGGAATCGTCCAACGCTCCGGCGATTCGGCGGCCCGCGCCTGGCCTGACGCCACAATCTTTCGCGGCTTTGAGGACCTTCTCGCGAGCGACGTCGATCTGATCGTCATCGCAACTCCCAACGCAACCCATGCGCCCATGGCAATGCAGGCCCTTCGACGCGGCAAGCACGTCGTCGTAGACAAGCCGATGGCGGGAACATGGAGCGATGCCCTGGCCATGGAGAAGCTCGCTAAAGAGCTTGGCCTGCTCCTCGCGCCCTTCCACTGCTCGCGCTGGCACGGGGATTTCGTCACGCTGCAATCCCTGATCGAAGCACGCACCCTCGGTCGCCTGGTCACGGTCGAAGCCAAGATGGACCGCTTTCGTCCCATCCTTCGCCAGGGTACGTGGAAGGAAGAAGAGAGCGAAGAAAACGGAATTCTCCTCGACCTGGGACCACACATGGTGGATCAGATGATCGCTCTGCTTGGAAGACCCGTCTCTGTCACCGCAGACGTACGGAGAGACCGCGCGGGGTCGAAGATCGCCGACGCCTTCGATCTGGGTCTGGAGTTTGAACGCGAGGGCGCACCAGTCCACGTACGACTGCAGGCCACGCTGATCGGTGCGGCTCCGGGACCGCGTTTTGTCGCGCACGGAACCCACGGCAGCTTTGTAAAAAACGGGATCGACCAGCAGCAAAATCTCGTCGACAGCGGCGGCCGTGTTCCCAGGCTCGATGAAGCGACCGAGTGGTGGCGCGAGGAAGAACAGTTCTGGGGAGAACTCACCACCGCCGCGGATCCTGCCGTTCCCGCAGCGCTCGAAAAACGCCGCGTTCCCACGATTCCCAGCGATTATCGCGGCTATTACGCCAACATACGCGATGTGCTCCGCGGAGAAGCAGAACTGGCCGTCACACCACAAGACGGCGCTCGCACGATTCGTCTGCTGGAACTTGCCATGCAGAGCAGCGCCACACGCACAACCGTCGCCGTGAGCGACACCGATTGGGAGAAGGAATAGATGGCTTCAGTACGCAAAGAGCTGCCGAAGGGATTTCGCTGGGCGGCAGTCAAGGCAGGCATTAAAGCAAGTGGACGGCCCGATCTCGCCGTCGCGGTCGCAGATACAGCAGCTACAGCGGCCGTAATGTTTACGAAAAATCAGGTCGTCGCCGCGCCCATCATCGTAGGCAGAGAGTTCATGACCGCGACCGGTGGCCGCGTGCGCGCCGTAGTGGTCAACGCGGGCAACGCAAACTGTGCGACGGGAAAAGCCGGTCTTGATGCAGCCTACGCCACCTGCAAAAGCGCAGCCGAGATCTTCGAATGTCCGCAAAACGAAGTCTTCCCTTCTTCCACCGGCATCATCGGCGTTCCTCTGCCCGTAGAAAAGCTTCTTGCGGGCTTGCCGATTGCTGCCGCAGGTCTGGGCTCACGCCCTGCGGACGCGGAGGCTTTCGCGAAAGCCATCATGACCACCGACACGAAGCTCAAGGTCTCGCAGGGCTGCGTAGAGGACGGCGCAAACAGCGTCCATATCTTTGGCACCTGCAAGGGCGCAGGCATGATTGGCCCGCAGCTCGGTCCGCCGCACGCGACCATGCTCGTCTATCTCTTCACCGATCTAGCCATCGGCGCGGAAGATCTCCGCGGTCTGCTGGGACCTGCCGTCGAAAGCAGCTTTAACTCCATCTCGGTCGATGGCGATACCTCCACCAACGACACCGTTCTTCTTTTAGCAAGCGGAGCAAGCAGTGTGAACTGGGACGCAGCAAGCACCGCCGTCCGGTCTTCTTTCACCAAGGAATTGCAGCGGGTCTGCGATGAACTTGCACACGCCGTCATCGACGATGGCGAAGGCGCCACGCACGTCGTCACCCTCGACATCACCAGCGCCCGCTCCAACACGGAAGCCAAGACAATTGCAAAGTCCATCGCGCACTCGCCCCTCTGCAAAACAGCGTGGTCCAGCGCCGATCCTAACTGGGGTCGCCTCCTGGCCGCAGCAGGTTACAGTGGTGTTGAATTCGATTTAGAAAAAGTTCGGATCACCATTGAGGGCCTTCCTGTCTTCGAAAACGGTGTGAGAGCAGAGGCCTTTGACGAGGCCGCCACCCACGCCGTCATGCGGGAGCGGGAATACACCATTTCCATCGATATGGGACAGGGTGACGGGAGCTGTCGCTTTTTAACCTGCGATTTAACCGTGGAATATGTCCACATCAACGCGGACTACTCCACCTAAAGTGGTTTCGCTTATGACCAGTGCCGGTCGCACTTATAATAAATTTCGAGTCTGTGTGCGCCGGCGGGTGAGCTGGCAGTCTGCCGCAGATGACAGGATTGCTTCTCATGGCCACGAAGACCACCGTCCCGGTAGTAAACGACAAGCAAGCTGAGATCGCCGAGTGGATTGAAGCCTTCGACGAGATGATCGTGGCCGAAGGCCCGCAGCAGGGCGAAGACCTGATGGAAGCCCTGCGTGCCCGCGCTCGCGAAGCCGGTCTCTCCGCACAGAACGACGTCACCACGCCCTACAAAAATACCATCCCTAAGCACGATGAAGTGCCCTATCCCGGAGACCGTGACCTTGAGCGTCGCATCGAGGCCCTCCTTCGCTGGAATGCCATGGCGATGGTCCACGGCCAGAACAAGAAAGACGCCGGTATTGGCGGCCATATCTCCACCTACTCCTCTTTGGCGACCCTTCTCGAAGTTGGCTTCAACCACTTCTTCCGTGCCAAGTACGGCGAACAGCCCGGCGACTTCGTTTACTTCCAGGGCCATGCTTCTCCCGGCGTCTACGCCCGCGCCTTTCTTGAAGGCCGCCTGAGCGAACAACATCTCGCAAACTTCCGCCACGAACTCCGCGACACTCCCGGCCTCTCCTCTTATCCGCATCCATGGCTGATGCCGGACTTCTGGCGCTTTCCTACCGTCTCTATGGGAATCGGACCTCTGAACGCGATCTACCAGGCACGCTTCATGCGCTACCTTGAGAACCGCAGCATCATCGAGAGGACCGACCGCAAAGTCTGGGCCTTTGTCGGTGACGGCGAGACGGACGAAGTAGATACTCTTGGCGCAATCGGCCTTGCCACACGTGAGAAGCTCGACAACCTGATCTTCGTCGTCAACTGCAATCTGCAGCGCCTCGACGGCCCTGTCCGCGGCAACAAACGCATTATCGATGAACTCGAAGGTGTCTTCCGCGGCGCGGGATGGAACGTCATCAAGGTTATCTGGGGTTCGGACTGGGATGCTCTCTTCGAGCGCGACCACACCGGCCTTCTACTCAAGCGTATGGAAGAGTGCGTCGACGGCGACTTCCAGGCGTACAAAGCCAAGGGCGGCGCGTATCTCCGCCAGCACTTCTTCGGCAAGTACCCTGAACTGCTTACCCTGGTCGAAGACAAGACCGACGAAGAGCTCTCGCGCCTGCATCGCGGTGGCCATGACTCGTTGAAGATCTACAACGCCTACAAGCGTGCCGTAGAGCATAAGGGCGGCCCAACGGTCATCCTTGCCAAGACGGTCAAGGGCTACGGCCTCGGAACCACGGAAGCCCGCAACGCTTCGCATCAGGAGAAAAAGCTCACCGATGAGGGCGTCGTCGCCTTCGTAAAGCGCTTCGACATTCCTGTCCCCGAAGAACAGGCAAAGAACGGAAAGCCATGGAAGCCTGCGGACGATGCTCCGGAGATCCAGTACCTGCAGGCACGCCGCGCTGAACTTGGCGGCTATCTGCCTCAGCGCACGGTCAAGCCCTTCGACTTCACAGCGCCCACACTCGAATTCTTCAAGGAGTGGATGGCCGGTTCCAAGGGCCGCGAAGTCTCCACCACCATGGGCTTCGTCGCCATGCTGCGTAACCTGCTCAAGGATCCGAAGATCGGCAAGTTGATTGTCCCCATCGTTCCCGACGAGGGTCGTACCTTCGGCCTCGAATCCGTTATCAAGCAGGTCGGTATCTACGCCTCAGAAGGCCAGAAGTACATTCCGCATGACTCCGACATGCTCCTCAGCTATCGCGAGGAGAAAGATGGTCAGGTTCTCGAAGAAGGCATTACGGAAGCCGGTTCGAT
This genomic stretch from Terriglobus saanensis SP1PR4 harbors:
- a CDS encoding Gfo/Idh/MocA family oxidoreductase encodes the protein MSQDIKVGVAGFGLAGRVFHAPFVSAVPGLELSVLFQRSGDTAQAAYPSTRIVRSLEDLLASDIGLVVVATPNATHFEFAKAALQAGKHVVVDKPVTATSDEAAELTALALSKELVFAPFHNRRWDGDFLTVKKLIAEGTLGRVSSFESHFDRFRPVQRQGTWKEQAGDMHSLLMDLGPHLIDQALALFGKPDSVWGSSRSDRDVTAIQDAFDISLRYTVESKPLTVWLRSTMLAADPSPRLLVHGTKGSFKKLGVDPQEPAIVAGAKVPPMEDPSWLQEAESAWGTLTLAPNPAEPAKLERTQVKTERGDYRGFYANVRDAVLGAASLAVTGQDAVRALRIIEMVLESSRTGASIKPEAATW
- a CDS encoding Gfo/Idh/MocA family oxidoreductase; this encodes MVKPVQGEIKVGVVGYGLAGRVFHTPFVSAVPGLVLSGIVQRSGDSAARAWPDATIFRGFEDLLASDVDLIVIATPNATHAPMAMQALRRGKHVVVDKPMAGTWSDALAMEKLAKELGLLLAPFHCSRWHGDFVTLQSLIEARTLGRLVTVEAKMDRFRPILRQGTWKEEESEENGILLDLGPHMVDQMIALLGRPVSVTADVRRDRAGSKIADAFDLGLEFEREGAPVHVRLQATLIGAAPGPRFVAHGTHGSFVKNGIDQQQNLVDSGGRVPRLDEATEWWREEEQFWGELTTAADPAVPAALEKRRVPTIPSDYRGYYANIRDVLRGEAELAVTPQDGARTIRLLELAMQSSATRTTVAVSDTDWEKE
- the argJ gene encoding bifunctional glutamate N-acetyltransferase/amino-acid acetyltransferase ArgJ; protein product: MASVRKELPKGFRWAAVKAGIKASGRPDLAVAVADTAATAAVMFTKNQVVAAPIIVGREFMTATGGRVRAVVVNAGNANCATGKAGLDAAYATCKSAAEIFECPQNEVFPSSTGIIGVPLPVEKLLAGLPIAAAGLGSRPADAEAFAKAIMTTDTKLKVSQGCVEDGANSVHIFGTCKGAGMIGPQLGPPHATMLVYLFTDLAIGAEDLRGLLGPAVESSFNSISVDGDTSTNDTVLLLASGASSVNWDAASTAVRSSFTKELQRVCDELAHAVIDDGEGATHVVTLDITSARSNTEAKTIAKSIAHSPLCKTAWSSADPNWGRLLAAAGYSGVEFDLEKVRITIEGLPVFENGVRAEAFDEAATHAVMREREYTISIDMGQGDGSCRFLTCDLTVEYVHINADYST
- the aceE gene encoding pyruvate dehydrogenase (acetyl-transferring), homodimeric type: MATKTTVPVVNDKQAEIAEWIEAFDEMIVAEGPQQGEDLMEALRARAREAGLSAQNDVTTPYKNTIPKHDEVPYPGDRDLERRIEALLRWNAMAMVHGQNKKDAGIGGHISTYSSLATLLEVGFNHFFRAKYGEQPGDFVYFQGHASPGVYARAFLEGRLSEQHLANFRHELRDTPGLSSYPHPWLMPDFWRFPTVSMGIGPLNAIYQARFMRYLENRSIIERTDRKVWAFVGDGETDEVDTLGAIGLATREKLDNLIFVVNCNLQRLDGPVRGNKRIIDELEGVFRGAGWNVIKVIWGSDWDALFERDHTGLLLKRMEECVDGDFQAYKAKGGAYLRQHFFGKYPELLTLVEDKTDEELSRLHRGGHDSLKIYNAYKRAVEHKGGPTVILAKTVKGYGLGTTEARNASHQEKKLTDEGVVAFVKRFDIPVPEEQAKNGKPWKPADDAPEIQYLQARRAELGGYLPQRTVKPFDFTAPTLEFFKEWMAGSKGREVSTTMGFVAMLRNLLKDPKIGKLIVPIVPDEGRTFGLESVIKQVGIYASEGQKYIPHDSDMLLSYREEKDGQVLEEGITEAGSMASFTAAGTGYANYNVPTIPFYMYYSMFGFQRIGDMVWAFADSRGKGFLMGGTAGRTTMLGEGLQHQDGHSHVLASTVPTCLSYDPAYVYELVVVVQDGLRRMYQENEQVFYYITMYNEDYVMPEAPANLDTAGILRGIYKFKPAAKGAGTVQLFGSGPILNEVVKAQAILSEKYNIEADVWSVTSYTELRRNALETERWNRLHPAQPEKKSTVVEALGNAQGPIIAASDYMKVMPDSLAPWLGGRLVALGTDGFGRSDNRENLRRHFEVDANAIVAATLSRLVREGKVKAKVAEKAFADLGIQTELGDPAKR